The following are from one region of the Natronosporangium hydrolyticum genome:
- the pdxH gene encoding pyridoxamine 5'-phosphate oxidase — MGSVTKDMPDLPRVRQEYAAEAALAEGDLAADWPTQFAGWFAEAVDAGELEPNAMVLATADARGRPSARTVLLKGYDERGFVWFTNLRSRKATEVRANPYASVVFGWLRQHRQVVACGEVAPVSREETEAYFAQRPRGAQLGAWASHQSQLLTDRAQLRERYEQVAARYPERVPAPPFWGGLRLVPETVEFWQGRSDRLHDRLRYRRLAGDHNLSGDPNLGGDPNRWVVERLAP, encoded by the coding sequence ATGGGCAGTGTGACGAAGGACATGCCGGACCTGCCGCGGGTCCGCCAGGAGTACGCCGCCGAGGCGGCCCTCGCCGAGGGCGACCTGGCCGCCGACTGGCCGACGCAGTTCGCCGGGTGGTTCGCCGAAGCGGTCGACGCCGGTGAGCTGGAACCGAACGCGATGGTGCTGGCGACCGCCGACGCCCGCGGCCGGCCCAGCGCCCGGACCGTGCTGCTGAAGGGCTACGACGAGCGTGGCTTCGTGTGGTTCACCAATCTGCGGTCGCGTAAGGCCACCGAGGTACGGGCCAACCCGTACGCGAGCGTGGTCTTCGGGTGGCTGCGGCAACATCGTCAGGTGGTGGCGTGTGGGGAGGTGGCGCCGGTCTCCCGGGAGGAGACCGAGGCGTACTTCGCGCAGCGGCCGCGCGGCGCGCAGTTGGGGGCGTGGGCGAGTCACCAGTCGCAGCTGCTGACCGACCGGGCCCAGCTGCGGGAGCGGTACGAGCAGGTAGCAGCCCGGTATCCGGAGCGGGTGCCAGCGCCGCCGTTCTGGGGTGGTCTGCGACTGGTGCCGGAGACGGTGGAGTTTTGGCAGGGCCGCTCGGATCGGTTGCACGACCGGTTGCGCTACCGCCGGCTCGCCGGTGACCACAATCTGAGCGGCGATCCCAATCTTGGCGGCGATCCCAATCGATGGGTAGTGGAGCGGCTGGCGCCGTGA
- a CDS encoding citrate synthase 2, with the protein MSDFKPGLEGVVAFETAIAEPDKEGGALRYRGVDIEDLIGEVSFANVWALLVDGEFGPGLPPAEPFPVPVHSGDIRVDVQSAVAMLAPYYGLQQLLDISDQRARDDLARVSVTALSFVAQSARGLGLPAVPQREIDKASTIVERFMKRWRGDPDPRHVKAVDAYFISAAEHGMNASTFTARICASTGADAAACISSGIGALSGPLHGGAPSRVLHMIDAVERSGDAERYVKDVLDRGERLMGFGHRVYRAEDPRARVLRRVARDLGAPRFEVAEALEKAALAELHARRPDRVLATNVEFWSAVVLDFAQVPPHMFTSMFTCARTAGWSAHILEQKKLGRLVRPSAKYVGPAPRTLQELIMDPGT; encoded by the coding sequence ATGTCTGACTTCAAACCGGGCTTGGAGGGCGTGGTCGCCTTCGAGACCGCGATCGCCGAACCCGACAAGGAAGGCGGCGCACTGCGCTACCGAGGCGTCGACATCGAGGACCTGATCGGCGAGGTGTCGTTCGCCAACGTCTGGGCGCTGCTGGTCGACGGCGAGTTCGGGCCGGGCCTGCCCCCGGCCGAGCCGTTCCCGGTGCCGGTGCACTCCGGCGACATCCGGGTCGACGTGCAGTCGGCGGTCGCCATGCTCGCCCCCTACTACGGCCTCCAGCAGCTGCTGGACATCTCGGACCAGCGGGCCCGCGACGACCTGGCCCGGGTCTCGGTCACCGCGCTGTCGTTCGTCGCCCAGTCAGCCCGCGGTCTGGGCCTGCCGGCGGTGCCACAGCGCGAGATCGACAAGGCCAGCACCATTGTGGAGCGATTCATGAAGCGGTGGCGCGGCGATCCGGATCCTCGCCACGTCAAGGCGGTCGACGCCTACTTCATCTCCGCCGCCGAACACGGCATGAACGCCTCCACGTTCACCGCCCGGATCTGCGCCTCCACCGGCGCCGACGCGGCAGCCTGCATCTCTTCCGGGATCGGCGCCCTCTCCGGCCCGTTGCACGGCGGCGCACCCTCCCGCGTACTCCACATGATCGACGCAGTGGAGCGCTCCGGCGACGCCGAGCGGTACGTCAAGGATGTGCTCGACCGGGGAGAACGGCTGATGGGCTTCGGGCACCGGGTCTACCGGGCCGAAGATCCGCGGGCCCGGGTGCTCCGGCGGGTCGCCCGGGATCTCGGCGCGCCGCGGTTCGAGGTGGCGGAGGCGCTGGAGAAGGCGGCGCTGGCGGAGCTGCACGCCCGCCGCCCGGACCGGGTGCTCGCCACCAACGTCGAGTTCTGGTCCGCGGTGGTGCTCGACTTCGCCCAGGTGCCGCCGCACATGTTCACCTCGATGTTCACCTGCGCCCGGACCGCCGGGTGGAGCGCGCACATCCTGGAGCAGAAGAAGCTGGGGCGGCTGGTGCGCCCTTCAGCGAAGTACGTCGGCCCAGCCCCCCGCACCCTCCAAGAGTTGATCATGGACCCAGGTACCTGA
- the serC gene encoding phosphoserine transaminase, giving the protein MADLTKIQIPEDRKPTDGRFGSGPSKVRPESLDALRAVATTYLGTSHRQRTVRDQVARLRQGIADLFDLPDGYEVVLGNGGTTAFWEVAVFSLIRNQAQCASFGEFGSKFVAAVKDAPFLADPSVRQAAPGTAPELIAEAGVDAYATPHNETSTGVAVPVRRVAGADPGALMLHDATSAAGGLAVDVAESDVYYFAPQKALASDGGLWLALLSPTALERAHEIKESGRYIPTFLDLITAIDNSRLSQTYNTPALATIFLAAEQVDWLLSQGGLSWAAKRTAESASVLYGWAERCPVAQPFVTDPALRSPMVATIDFDDSVDAAGLAAALRANGILDTEPYRKLGRNQLRVALYPAIDPADVAALTSCLDYLLEQS; this is encoded by the coding sequence GTGGCTGACCTGACGAAGATCCAGATTCCTGAGGACCGTAAGCCCACCGACGGACGGTTCGGCTCCGGGCCGTCGAAGGTACGCCCAGAGTCGCTGGACGCGCTGCGCGCGGTGGCGACCACGTACCTCGGCACCTCACACCGCCAGCGCACCGTCCGCGACCAGGTGGCGCGCCTACGCCAGGGCATCGCCGACCTGTTCGACCTCCCCGACGGGTACGAAGTCGTGCTCGGCAACGGCGGCACCACCGCGTTCTGGGAGGTGGCGGTCTTCTCACTGATCCGCAACCAGGCCCAGTGCGCCTCGTTCGGCGAGTTCGGCTCGAAGTTCGTGGCCGCCGTCAAGGACGCGCCGTTCCTGGCCGACCCGAGCGTCCGGCAGGCCGCCCCCGGCACCGCGCCGGAGCTGATCGCCGAAGCCGGCGTCGACGCGTACGCGACCCCCCACAACGAGACCTCCACCGGCGTGGCGGTGCCGGTCCGCCGGGTCGCCGGCGCCGACCCGGGCGCGCTGATGCTCCACGATGCCACCTCCGCCGCCGGTGGGCTGGCGGTCGACGTCGCCGAGTCGGATGTGTACTACTTCGCCCCGCAGAAGGCGCTCGCCTCCGACGGCGGGCTTTGGCTGGCGCTGCTCTCCCCGACCGCGCTGGAGCGGGCCCACGAGATCAAGGAGTCCGGGCGCTACATCCCGACCTTCCTCGACCTGATCACCGCGATCGACAACTCACGGCTGTCCCAGACCTACAACACCCCGGCGCTGGCAACCATCTTCCTCGCCGCCGAGCAGGTCGACTGGCTACTCAGCCAAGGTGGGCTGAGCTGGGCGGCCAAGCGCACCGCGGAGTCGGCGAGCGTGCTCTACGGCTGGGCCGAGCGGTGCCCGGTGGCGCAGCCGTTCGTCACCGACCCGGCGCTCCGCTCGCCGATGGTGGCCACCATCGACTTCGACGACTCGGTCGACGCGGCCGGGCTCGCCGCCGCGCTGCGGGCCAACGGGATCCTCGACACCGAGCCGTACCGCAAACTCGGCCGCAACCAACTCCGGGTCGCGCTCTACCCGGCGATCGACCCGGCCGACGTGGCAGCGCTCACCTCCTGCCTCGACTACCTGCTGGAGCAGAGCTGA
- a CDS encoding DUF3592 domain-containing protein: MEPLGAVVIATAILGALVLGVRGVVAGRRRAADQFHLAQAGRLVTARVAAVEPMDRSVNRAAGHAVTLSLPTGGGYDRTIRDTSGLGGYVVREGGQVQLRVSPDDPDLYQVEQILGPAGPYPVRAGPAQTSPFGPYLLLIAPVLAAAGLLASWQWGAQILPVLLPVLFLIVGGVLLGSGVRSGRRRRQWTAETTGVVTDVWTERQRSGRGSSLVYAFTVHFFTPDGREVHRRHRDANSVFRPKPQQQVTVRYHPAHPAEFGLAGAGGALNDVMFTIIGAVFVGIAFCTLAVFAGVATSW; the protein is encoded by the coding sequence ATGGAACCACTCGGAGCCGTCGTCATCGCCACCGCGATCCTCGGTGCGCTGGTGCTGGGGGTCCGCGGCGTCGTCGCCGGCCGGCGGCGGGCCGCTGACCAGTTCCATCTCGCGCAGGCGGGCCGGCTGGTCACCGCCCGGGTCGCCGCGGTGGAGCCGATGGACCGGTCGGTCAACCGCGCCGCCGGCCACGCGGTCACCCTGTCACTACCCACCGGCGGCGGCTACGACCGCACCATCCGGGACACCAGCGGCCTGGGCGGCTATGTGGTCCGGGAGGGCGGGCAGGTCCAGCTCCGGGTGTCACCAGACGATCCAGACCTGTACCAGGTGGAGCAGATCCTCGGACCCGCCGGCCCGTACCCGGTCCGCGCCGGGCCGGCCCAGACCAGCCCGTTCGGGCCGTACCTGCTGCTCATCGCGCCAGTGCTGGCGGCGGCGGGGCTGCTGGCCAGCTGGCAGTGGGGCGCGCAGATCCTGCCGGTGCTGCTGCCGGTGCTCTTCCTGATCGTCGGCGGCGTCCTGCTCGGCAGCGGGGTCCGGTCGGGCCGGCGGCGCCGGCAGTGGACCGCCGAGACCACCGGCGTGGTCACCGATGTGTGGACCGAACGCCAGCGCTCCGGCCGGGGCAGCAGCCTCGTGTACGCGTTCACCGTGCATTTCTTCACACCCGACGGTCGCGAGGTCCATCGCCGCCACCGGGATGCCAACAGCGTCTTCCGGCCGAAGCCACAGCAGCAGGTGACGGTCCGGTACCACCCCGCCCATCCGGCAGAGTTCGGGTTGGCCGGGGCCGGCGGGGCCCTCAATGACGTGATGTTCACGATCATCGGGGCCGTATTCGTCGGGATCGCGTTCTGCACCCTCGCCGTCTTCGCCGGAGTCGCCACCTCCTGGTGA
- the sepH gene encoding septation protein SepH encodes MRPVRFVAVSEDGQALVLADEVGRLLALPRDDRLVMAVRAEADHNGSANGSGGGGEQVATLSPRDIQARIRAGESADEVARVAGVPVDRVLRYAGPVLQERAMLAQHARRTKLKSSDRSATLAEVVDGRLDQHGVDAEKISWDAYRRDDGTWRVIATWPSGKATAQAIWELDKARTQVTPHDDMAHYLCAERPTPILGQEEAPGADADPLRRRGKPREQSRGGHGLPTPTDETAARRSTRDPIRAGRDALMASLDRPLGAAGRGLDAPAAAAAIADTSRQRGSSPFEDDADAPQEVPAVPSLAVLRPRRTGNNDANSGGEAPRKRGPSWDEVLFGSPPAARES; translated from the coding sequence ATGCGACCGGTGAGGTTCGTCGCCGTCTCCGAGGACGGTCAGGCGCTGGTGCTCGCCGACGAGGTCGGCCGGTTGCTGGCCCTGCCTCGCGACGACCGCCTGGTGATGGCGGTTCGTGCCGAGGCAGATCATAACGGGTCCGCCAACGGTTCCGGCGGCGGTGGGGAGCAGGTCGCGACGCTCTCCCCGCGCGACATCCAGGCCCGGATCCGGGCCGGCGAGTCCGCCGACGAGGTGGCCCGGGTCGCCGGCGTGCCGGTCGACCGGGTGCTGCGGTACGCGGGACCGGTCCTGCAAGAGCGGGCGATGCTGGCCCAGCACGCCCGGCGGACCAAGCTGAAGAGCTCCGACCGCTCCGCCACCCTCGCCGAGGTGGTCGACGGTCGGCTCGACCAGCACGGCGTGGACGCGGAGAAGATCTCCTGGGACGCGTACCGGCGAGACGACGGCACCTGGCGGGTCATCGCCACCTGGCCGTCGGGCAAGGCCACCGCGCAGGCGATCTGGGAGCTCGACAAGGCCCGCACCCAGGTCACGCCGCACGACGACATGGCGCACTACCTGTGCGCGGAGCGGCCCACCCCGATCCTCGGGCAAGAGGAGGCGCCCGGCGCCGACGCCGACCCGTTGCGTCGTCGCGGCAAGCCGCGGGAGCAGTCCCGCGGCGGCCACGGGCTGCCCACCCCGACCGACGAGACCGCCGCCCGCCGCAGCACCCGGGACCCGATCCGCGCCGGCCGGGACGCGCTCATGGCCAGCCTGGACCGCCCGCTCGGCGCCGCTGGTCGGGGCCTGGACGCACCGGCCGCGGCGGCCGCGATCGCAGACACCTCCCGGCAGCGGGGCAGCTCGCCGTTCGAGGACGACGCCGACGCCCCGCAGGAGGTCCCGGCGGTGCCGTCGCTGGCGGTGCTGCGCCCCCGCCGCACCGGCAACAACGACGCCAACAGCGGCGGGGAAGCCCCCCGCAAGCGCGGCCCCAGCTGGGACGAAGTGCTCTTCGGCAGCCCACCGGCGGCCCGCGAGTCGTGA
- a CDS encoding aldo/keto reductase, which produces MEYKNLGRTGLSVSRLCLGTMNFGPQTSEPDSFAIMDRALEHGINFFDTANVYGWKVGEGVTEQIIGRWFAQGGGRRDKVVLATKAFGKMSDWPNDQGLSARHLIKACDESLQRLQTDWIDLFQMHHVERSTPWEEIWQAMEVLTNQGKVRYVGSSNFAGWHLVQAQEAAKSRHFLGLVSEQCIYNLLTRHVELEVLPAAQRYGIGIIPWSPLHGGALAGAIRKLAEGRAARAGSGRAEEALTAHRPAIEAYEKLSADLGHDPADVGVAWLLAQPAVTAPIIGPRTVEQLDNSLRALTVPFDAEVSSRLDELFPPVGKGGPGPEAWAW; this is translated from the coding sequence ATGGAGTACAAAAACCTAGGCCGCACCGGACTTTCGGTCAGTCGGCTCTGCCTCGGCACGATGAACTTCGGCCCGCAGACCAGTGAACCCGACAGCTTCGCGATCATGGATCGGGCGCTGGAGCACGGCATCAACTTCTTCGACACCGCCAACGTATACGGCTGGAAGGTCGGCGAAGGGGTCACCGAACAGATCATCGGACGCTGGTTCGCCCAGGGCGGCGGCCGGCGCGACAAAGTAGTGCTCGCCACCAAGGCATTCGGCAAAATGAGCGACTGGCCCAACGACCAGGGCCTGTCGGCGCGGCATCTGATCAAGGCCTGCGACGAGTCCCTCCAACGGCTCCAGACCGACTGGATCGACCTGTTCCAGATGCACCACGTGGAGCGGAGCACCCCGTGGGAGGAGATCTGGCAGGCGATGGAGGTGCTCACCAACCAGGGCAAGGTCCGCTACGTCGGCTCGTCGAACTTCGCCGGCTGGCACCTGGTGCAGGCGCAGGAGGCGGCGAAGTCGCGCCACTTCCTGGGCCTCGTCTCCGAACAGTGCATCTACAACCTGCTCACCCGGCATGTGGAGCTCGAGGTGTTGCCGGCGGCGCAGCGGTACGGCATCGGGATCATCCCGTGGTCGCCGCTGCACGGCGGGGCGCTGGCCGGGGCGATCCGCAAGCTCGCCGAGGGGCGGGCGGCCCGGGCCGGCTCCGGCCGGGCGGAAGAGGCGCTGACCGCGCATCGGCCGGCGATCGAGGCGTACGAGAAGCTGTCCGCCGACCTCGGCCACGACCCGGCGGACGTGGGGGTCGCGTGGTTGCTGGCGCAGCCGGCGGTGACGGCGCCGATCATCGGGCCCCGCACGGTCGAGCAGCTGGACAATTCGCTGCGGGCGCTGACGGTGCCGTTCGATGCCGAGGTGAGCAGCCGGTTGGACGAGCTGTTCCCGCCGGTCGGCAAGGGCGGCCCGGGGCCCGAAGCCTGGGCCTGGTGA
- the thpR gene encoding RNA 2',3'-cyclic phosphodiesterase, protein MRLFVAIYPPATALDHLAEYVQRLRLGRATAAGSRVGLTARPSWHVTLAFLGEVPDSGVPAAAAALDTGVARWRARSEPVPRLRLAGGGRFGRRRFTVLWVGLDGDRAGLRDVATEVQRALWEAELAIDDRKPFRPHLTIARPGDRLPVADLDADLSALAEYTGPEWPVASVMLVRSHLGPKPVYDPLVRIPLPPAPSAPIMS, encoded by the coding sequence GTGAGGCTCTTCGTGGCGATCTATCCCCCGGCCACCGCCCTGGACCACCTGGCCGAGTATGTCCAGCGGCTACGGCTCGGCCGGGCCACCGCCGCCGGCTCCCGGGTCGGGCTCACCGCCCGACCGTCCTGGCACGTCACCCTGGCGTTCCTCGGTGAGGTGCCAGACTCCGGCGTACCGGCGGCCGCGGCCGCGCTCGACACCGGCGTCGCCCGATGGCGTGCCCGCAGCGAACCGGTACCCCGGTTGCGGCTGGCCGGCGGCGGCCGGTTCGGTCGCCGCCGCTTCACCGTGCTGTGGGTGGGACTAGATGGCGACCGGGCGGGGCTCAGGGATGTAGCCACCGAGGTCCAGCGCGCGCTGTGGGAGGCAGAACTCGCCATCGACGACCGCAAACCGTTCCGGCCGCACCTGACGATCGCCCGGCCGGGCGACCGGCTGCCCGTGGCCGACCTCGACGCGGACCTGTCCGCGCTCGCCGAGTACACCGGTCCGGAGTGGCCGGTGGCTTCGGTGATGCTGGTGCGCAGCCACCTCGGCCCGAAACCGGTGTATGACCCGCTGGTGCGGATTCCGCTCCCGCCCGCCCCCTCCGCGCCGATCATGAGCTAG
- a CDS encoding MFS transporter, whose product MRSRLHKTFQSLTVRNYRLFATGQLVKLIGVWMMFVAQDWLVLQLSDNSATAVGITVALQFTPILLLTLFGGVLADRYDKRKLLLIANASFAVLAIAMALLVVTGLVQLWHVFVLAALLGTANAIENPVRQAFVSELVGNTLLPNALALNSAVFNSARIVGPAAAGGAIALFGLGPAFLIATSAAISPVISLLRIRPQELLREQLPGKGKRPSSGIADSIRYVRARSDLVLPIALVAVVGAAGFNFQVTLPVLSKVVYETGAASFGLLAAALAAGSLAGALGGTWRRTRPSAYVVTGSAVGFGVFSILVGFSSPYWLVLTLLLPTGFFAIFFAQAANQRVQMGCDASLRGRVMGLYILVFLGTTPLGALGVGWWSERFGPESAIWLGGVASLLAGVAGLAWQLRRHGEQLRMRFRPLPAVYVAPRSPAAPTPPIGRS is encoded by the coding sequence TTGCGATCGCGGCTGCACAAAACCTTTCAGTCCCTGACTGTCCGCAACTACCGGCTGTTCGCCACCGGCCAGCTGGTGAAGCTCATCGGGGTCTGGATGATGTTCGTCGCCCAGGACTGGCTGGTCCTGCAGCTGTCGGACAACTCCGCCACCGCAGTGGGGATCACGGTGGCGCTGCAGTTCACGCCGATCCTGTTGCTGACTCTCTTCGGCGGGGTCCTCGCCGACCGGTACGACAAGCGCAAGCTGCTACTCATCGCCAACGCCTCGTTCGCCGTACTGGCGATCGCCATGGCGCTGCTGGTAGTCACCGGCCTGGTGCAGCTGTGGCACGTGTTCGTGCTGGCCGCGCTGCTCGGCACCGCCAACGCCATCGAGAACCCGGTACGCCAGGCGTTCGTCTCCGAACTGGTCGGCAACACGCTGTTGCCGAACGCGCTCGCGCTCAACTCGGCGGTGTTCAACTCGGCCCGAATCGTCGGCCCGGCGGCGGCGGGCGGCGCGATCGCGCTGTTCGGCCTCGGCCCGGCGTTCCTCATCGCCACCAGCGCCGCGATCTCCCCGGTGATCAGCCTGCTCCGGATCCGGCCGCAGGAGCTACTCCGGGAGCAACTGCCGGGCAAGGGCAAGCGCCCCAGTAGTGGGATCGCCGACAGCATCCGCTACGTCCGCGCCCGCAGCGACCTGGTCCTGCCGATCGCGTTGGTGGCGGTGGTCGGCGCCGCCGGCTTCAATTTCCAGGTCACGTTGCCAGTACTGTCCAAGGTGGTGTACGAGACCGGGGCAGCCTCGTTCGGCCTGCTCGCGGCGGCCCTGGCCGCCGGTTCGCTGGCGGGTGCGCTGGGCGGCACCTGGCGCCGGACACGCCCCTCGGCGTACGTGGTGACCGGTTCGGCGGTCGGATTCGGGGTCTTTTCGATCCTGGTCGGCTTCTCCTCGCCGTACTGGTTGGTGCTGACGCTGCTGCTGCCGACCGGATTCTTCGCGATCTTCTTCGCCCAGGCGGCGAACCAGCGGGTGCAGATGGGCTGCGACGCCTCGTTGCGGGGCCGGGTGATGGGGTTGTACATCCTGGTCTTCCTCGGTACGACGCCGTTGGGCGCGCTCGGGGTCGGCTGGTGGTCGGAGCGGTTCGGCCCGGAGTCGGCGATCTGGCTCGGCGGGGTCGCGTCGCTGCTGGCGGGTGTGGCGGGGTTGGCGTGGCAGCTGCGCCGGCACGGGGAGCAGCTGCGGATGCGGTTCCGCCCGTTGCCGGCGGTGTACGTAGCCCCCCGCTCTCCCGCCGCCCCCACCCCCCCAATCGGCCGATCATGA
- a CDS encoding MarR family transcriptional regulator gives MTERMVMAKQVPSVQLAGMLRDALTRLNRRVRQTRPVGDLTATQLSALLSLELAGAMAPRELADAERVRPPTMTKIVAKLEQRGLVQRTPHPTDGRQVILSATQAGREMLAQFERARDEWLARRIAELTIDEREALRRAAEILRRVAEA, from the coding sequence GTGACGGAGCGGATGGTGATGGCGAAGCAGGTGCCTTCGGTGCAGCTGGCCGGGATGCTGCGCGACGCTCTCACCAGGCTCAACCGGCGGGTCCGGCAAACCCGACCGGTCGGCGATCTGACCGCGACCCAGCTCTCCGCGCTACTCAGCCTCGAGCTCGCCGGGGCGATGGCCCCGCGGGAGCTGGCCGATGCCGAGCGGGTCCGGCCCCCGACCATGACCAAGATCGTGGCCAAGCTGGAGCAGCGCGGGCTGGTGCAACGCACCCCGCACCCGACCGACGGTAGGCAGGTCATCCTGTCCGCTACCCAGGCGGGGCGGGAGATGCTGGCCCAGTTCGAACGGGCGCGCGACGAGTGGCTCGCCCGCCGGATCGCCGAGCTGACGATCGACGAACGCGAGGCGCTGCGGCGAGCCGCGGAGATCTTGCGTCGGGTTGCGGAGGCCTGA
- a CDS encoding DUF2530 domain-containing protein — translation MATTPQHQRSGDPTVARPPITALDPPLTPYALAGTALWAVVGLVSLAAAAPSAWVWTCLAGALIGVGLTIVGRLRERR, via the coding sequence GTGGCAACCACGCCCCAGCACCAGCGCTCCGGCGACCCGACCGTCGCCCGACCTCCGATCACCGCCCTAGACCCGCCGCTGACGCCGTACGCCCTGGCCGGCACCGCGCTCTGGGCGGTGGTGGGGTTGGTTTCGCTGGCCGCCGCCGCACCCTCGGCCTGGGTGTGGACCTGCCTCGCCGGGGCGTTGATCGGAGTCGGGCTCACCATCGTCGGCCGGCTCCGGGAGCGTCGCTAG
- a CDS encoding DUF3027 domain-containing protein, with product MPTTPSLSSTAEAGARTVGRRARSPRLDAVCAEAVEVARESVTEVEPQYVGDHLGTLAEADRVVTHLFDCGLPGYQGWRWAVKVTRVPRSRKVTVCETVLLPGPEALRPPEWLPWDERLKPGDLGVGDLLPTPSEDDRLAPGYLLSDDPAVEDVVWEIGLGRRRVMSREGRLETAARWYEGDHGPDAPISTSAPRDARCVSCGFWLPLAGRLRQLFGVCGNLYAPDDGTAVSADHGCGAHSEVLLAPEQPIEELPTVYDDTEVELVETPGRSG from the coding sequence ATGCCCACCACACCGTCCCTGAGCAGCACCGCCGAGGCCGGCGCGCGTACGGTCGGCCGCCGTGCCCGGAGCCCGCGGCTGGACGCGGTCTGCGCCGAGGCGGTCGAGGTCGCTCGCGAATCGGTCACCGAGGTGGAGCCGCAGTACGTCGGCGACCATCTGGGCACGCTTGCCGAGGCGGACCGGGTAGTCACCCATCTCTTCGATTGTGGGTTGCCGGGATACCAGGGCTGGCGCTGGGCGGTCAAGGTGACCCGGGTGCCCCGCAGCCGCAAGGTGACGGTCTGCGAGACGGTGTTGCTGCCGGGGCCGGAGGCGTTGCGCCCACCCGAGTGGCTGCCGTGGGATGAGCGGCTCAAGCCGGGTGACCTGGGGGTGGGTGACCTGTTGCCGACCCCGTCGGAGGACGATCGGCTGGCGCCGGGTTACCTCCTCTCCGATGATCCGGCGGTCGAGGACGTGGTGTGGGAGATCGGGCTGGGTCGACGGCGGGTGATGTCCCGGGAGGGGCGGTTGGAGACCGCCGCGCGGTGGTATGAGGGTGATCATGGCCCGGACGCGCCGATCTCGACGTCGGCGCCCCGGGACGCCCGCTGCGTCTCGTGCGGCTTCTGGCTGCCGCTGGCCGGTCGGCTGCGGCAGCTCTTCGGGGTCTGCGGCAACCTGTACGCGCCCGATGACGGCACCGCCGTCAGCGCCGACCACGGCTGCGGGGCCCACTCTGAGGTGCTGCTCGCGCCGGAGCAACCGATCGAGGAGTTGCCGACCGTCTACGACGACACCGAGGTGGAGCTGGTCGAGACGCCGGGGCGCAGCGGCTAG